In a genomic window of Thermoplasmata archaeon:
- a CDS encoding acyl-CoA dehydrogenase family protein: MDFRLSDEEEAFQSAVRRFGDRVLRPREREIDAGGRIPNDVLQQMAELGLLAMPVPADYGGMGASAVLTELAAEEIGRGDSSMATAVFFLLEAGWGHVLARHGSEATKREVLPAVCSGRAFLGIATTEPTGGSDLAHLRTTARRAGEGFVLNGEKAFVSGVEEAKRMGGGHLTLARADTGFDFLYVPTRTDGVSTQRFENMGRMGISTGALSYRDVAVPAHHLVGEEGKGFERAMEGFSVARTFVSAACVGAAERALETGMNYIRERQVFGRPLGKFEGIQFELVDLWTQVEAVKWQCRRAAWLLDTYSLRGDMSHRSEVDRAVASVKLTAPPIAFECVKRVMMWFGAAGYTKDVGLELGLRGIMSYLVGAEGGLNVMRLILGRELLGKEFVPYK, from the coding sequence ATGGACTTCCGGCTCAGCGACGAGGAGGAGGCGTTCCAGAGCGCGGTGCGCCGCTTCGGCGACCGCGTGCTGCGGCCGCGCGAGCGCGAGATCGACGCGGGCGGGCGGATCCCCAACGACGTGCTCCAACAGATGGCGGAACTCGGGCTCCTCGCCATGCCCGTACCGGCGGACTACGGAGGCATGGGCGCGTCGGCGGTACTCACCGAGCTCGCGGCCGAGGAGATCGGGCGGGGCGACTCGTCCATGGCGACCGCGGTGTTCTTCCTCCTCGAGGCGGGCTGGGGTCACGTACTCGCCCGACACGGCTCGGAAGCGACGAAGCGCGAGGTGCTGCCGGCGGTCTGCTCCGGACGCGCGTTCCTCGGCATCGCGACGACCGAGCCGACCGGGGGCAGCGATCTCGCCCATCTCCGCACGACCGCGCGACGCGCGGGCGAAGGGTTCGTGCTCAACGGCGAGAAGGCGTTCGTCTCGGGCGTCGAGGAGGCGAAGCGGATGGGCGGGGGCCACCTGACCCTCGCGCGGGCCGACACCGGCTTCGATTTCCTCTACGTGCCGACGCGCACGGACGGCGTCTCGACCCAGCGCTTCGAGAACATGGGACGGATGGGGATCTCCACGGGGGCTCTCAGCTACCGCGACGTGGCGGTGCCCGCGCACCACCTCGTCGGGGAGGAAGGCAAGGGCTTCGAGCGCGCGATGGAGGGCTTCTCCGTCGCCCGCACGTTCGTCAGCGCCGCGTGCGTCGGCGCCGCCGAGCGCGCGCTGGAGACCGGCATGAACTATATCCGCGAGCGCCAGGTCTTCGGGCGCCCGCTCGGCAAGTTCGAGGGCATCCAGTTCGAGCTCGTGGACCTGTGGACGCAGGTCGAGGCGGTGAAGTGGCAGTGCCGCCGCGCGGCCTGGCTGCTCGATACCTACTCGCTCCGCGGCGACATGTCCCATCGCTCGGAGGTCGATCGCGCGGTCGCGAGCGTGAAGCTCACCGCGCCGCCGATCGCCTTCGAGTGCGTCAAGCGAGTGATGATGTGGTTCGGCGCCGCCGGCTACACCAAGGACGTCGGCCTCGAGCTCGGTCTACGCGGCATCATGTCCTACCTCGTCGGCGCCGAAGGCGGCCTCAACGTGATGCGTCTCATTCTCGGGCGGGAGCTCCTCGGCAAGGAGTTCGTCCCGTACAAGTGA
- a CDS encoding aminoacyl--tRNA ligase-related protein, with amino-acid sequence MVELPDKTAAFIDWYLAVVEAANLTDKRYPVKGLNVWTPDGMRARRNLDAVLIREIEATGSVAVEFPALIPSTEFAKEAEHIKGFDAQVYWVTKGGTSPLDIPLVLRPTSETAMYPVFALWVRSHRDLPLNVYQIVNTFRYETKTTRPFLRVREIHFFEEHTCQANEEHAAERVRSNRQAFRAMASALALPYLAVRRPDWDKFPGAFYSIALDIPVGAARTLQIGSIHHYRENFARPYGIRYEAADGSQRYVHQTTFGLSERLLGAALAVHGDRKGAVFPTALAPYEVVVIPIPGPDAGEAPRRVATEVAERLRRHGRRVHLDDGDERPGAKYYRWETAGTPLRLEVGRREVENRALSAADRLGHKAPVALDRLEHEVDDRLREFDRALIERAQRAFAAAFSVARSLEELAASSTVRLVGWCGREDCGHRIETAIDGALLGTPEDPLPFPVPPVTGCIACGRSDGAQWAIAARPL; translated from the coding sequence ATGGTCGAGCTCCCGGACAAGACGGCGGCGTTCATCGACTGGTACCTCGCGGTCGTGGAGGCCGCGAACCTTACCGACAAGCGCTACCCCGTCAAGGGCCTCAATGTCTGGACGCCGGACGGGATGCGGGCCCGCCGGAATCTCGACGCGGTCCTGATCCGCGAGATCGAGGCGACCGGCTCGGTCGCCGTCGAGTTCCCCGCGCTCATCCCCTCGACCGAGTTCGCGAAGGAGGCCGAGCACATCAAGGGGTTCGACGCGCAGGTCTACTGGGTCACGAAGGGCGGGACGAGCCCGCTCGACATCCCGCTCGTGCTGCGCCCGACCAGCGAGACCGCGATGTACCCGGTCTTCGCCCTCTGGGTACGCTCGCACCGCGACCTGCCGCTCAACGTCTACCAGATCGTGAACACGTTCCGCTACGAGACGAAGACGACACGACCGTTCCTGCGCGTGCGGGAGATCCACTTCTTCGAGGAGCACACCTGTCAGGCGAACGAGGAGCATGCCGCCGAGCGGGTCCGGTCGAACCGGCAGGCGTTCCGGGCCATGGCGAGCGCCCTCGCGCTCCCGTACCTCGCCGTCCGCCGCCCGGATTGGGACAAGTTCCCCGGTGCGTTCTATTCGATCGCGCTCGACATCCCGGTCGGGGCGGCCCGCACGCTGCAGATCGGGAGCATCCACCACTACCGGGAGAACTTCGCCCGTCCCTACGGGATCCGCTACGAGGCCGCGGACGGCAGCCAGCGCTACGTGCATCAGACGACCTTCGGCCTCTCCGAGCGCCTGCTCGGCGCCGCGCTCGCGGTCCACGGCGACCGCAAGGGCGCGGTGTTCCCGACGGCGCTCGCCCCATACGAGGTCGTCGTCATTCCGATCCCCGGCCCCGACGCGGGGGAGGCCCCACGGCGCGTCGCGACGGAGGTCGCCGAGCGCCTGCGTCGCCACGGCCGGCGGGTCCACCTCGACGACGGCGACGAGCGCCCGGGCGCGAAGTACTACCGCTGGGAGACCGCCGGCACGCCGCTGCGCCTCGAGGTCGGTCGCCGAGAGGTGGAGAATCGCGCGCTGAGCGCGGCGGACCGGCTGGGCCACAAGGCCCCGGTCGCGCTCGATCGCCTCGAGCACGAGGTCGACGACCGGCTGCGGGAGTTCGACCGCGCGCTCATCGAGCGCGCGCAGCGCGCGTTCGCCGCGGCCTTCTCCGTCGCCCGCTCGCTGGAGGAGCTCGCGGCCTCCTCGACGGTGCGGCTGGTCGGCTGGTGCGGCCGGGAGGACTGCGGCCACCGCATCGAGACCGCGATCGACGGCGCCCTCCTCGGGACGCCGGAGGACCCGCTACCGTTCCCGGTCCCTCCGGTCACCGGCTGCATCGCGTGCGGTCGGTCGGACGGCGCGCAGTGGGCGATCGCGGCGCGTCCGCTCTAG
- a CDS encoding Glu/Leu/Phe/Val dehydrogenase — protein sequence MASTSSVNPFETAKQQVDIVADLIGLEPGIREGLKHPKRELTVNFPVRMDDGSYRIYTGYRVQYNMARGPTKGGIRYHPQVTLDEVRALAAWMTWKCAVVNIPYGGAKGGVVCDPKHLSKTELERLTRRYASEIAPIIGPEMDIPAPDVYTDSQTMAWIMDTYSMQKGYSVPGVVTGKPISLGGSEGRGEATGRGCAYVIREAAKDVGIKVKGAAVAVQGFGNAGSVAAKLLYDDQGAKIVAVSDSRGGIYKADGLNPHAVEAHKMKTGSVVGFPGTKAISNDELLEAKAEILVPAALENQISRKNADKIQAKLVAEAANGPTLPEADEILFQRKVTVLPDVLANAGGVTVSYFEWAQDIQGYYWPLEEVNRRLEQVMVRSYQDVHKVGIERKVHNRTAAYVLAIQRVVDAIQIRGIYP from the coding sequence ATGGCGAGTACTTCCAGCGTCAATCCGTTTGAGACAGCGAAACAGCAGGTCGACATCGTCGCGGATCTGATCGGGCTCGAGCCCGGCATCCGCGAGGGTCTCAAGCACCCCAAGCGCGAGCTGACCGTGAACTTCCCCGTCCGGATGGACGACGGCTCCTATCGGATCTACACGGGCTACCGCGTCCAGTACAACATGGCGCGCGGCCCGACGAAGGGCGGGATCCGCTACCACCCCCAGGTGACGCTCGACGAGGTCCGGGCGCTCGCCGCGTGGATGACCTGGAAGTGCGCGGTCGTCAACATCCCCTACGGCGGGGCGAAGGGCGGGGTCGTCTGCGATCCGAAGCATCTCAGCAAGACCGAGCTCGAACGCCTGACGCGTCGCTACGCGAGCGAGATCGCGCCGATCATCGGGCCCGAGATGGACATCCCGGCGCCGGACGTCTACACCGACAGCCAGACGATGGCCTGGATCATGGACACCTACTCGATGCAGAAGGGCTACAGCGTGCCCGGCGTCGTGACGGGCAAGCCGATCAGCCTCGGTGGCAGCGAGGGCCGCGGCGAGGCGACCGGACGCGGCTGCGCCTACGTCATCCGCGAGGCGGCGAAGGACGTCGGCATCAAGGTCAAGGGCGCCGCGGTCGCCGTGCAGGGATTCGGGAACGCCGGCAGCGTCGCGGCCAAGCTCCTCTACGACGACCAGGGGGCGAAGATCGTCGCGGTCTCCGACTCGCGCGGGGGCATCTACAAGGCCGACGGGCTCAACCCGCACGCGGTCGAAGCGCACAAGATGAAGACCGGCTCGGTGGTCGGGTTCCCGGGCACCAAGGCGATCTCGAACGACGAGCTCCTCGAGGCGAAGGCGGAAATCCTCGTACCGGCCGCGCTCGAGAACCAGATCTCCCGGAAGAACGCCGATAAGATCCAGGCGAAGCTCGTCGCGGAGGCCGCCAACGGGCCGACGCTCCCCGAGGCCGACGAGATCCTGTTCCAGCGCAAGGTCACCGTGCTCCCCGACGTCCTCGCCAACGCCGGCGGGGTCACCGTCAGCTACTTCGAGTGGGCGCAGGACATCCAGGGTTACTACTGGCCGCTCGAGGAGGTCAACCGGCGGCTCGAGCAGGTGATGGTGCGCTCCTACCAGGACGTCCACAAGGTCGGCATCGAGCGCAAGGTGCACAACCGAACCGCGGCCTACGTCCTCGCGATCCAGCGGGTCGTCGACGCGATCCAGATCCGCGGGATCTACCCGTAG
- a CDS encoding phosphoribosyltransferase yields the protein MAELPRCRRATWADVDRWADRVAEAIRARAAIPETIVGLTRGGWVPARLLCDRLGVTRMVSLRAQHWGITATPTGAAELTEGLSGPVRDQGVLVVDDITDTGESLRLAVDHVRAQGPRTLASATFLHISHARFVPDFYAEMIPRQAWAWIVFPWNYWEDLRTLAAKAAEIAPGLSAVQRTLRARCGLAVSRADLAEVARTVPLGTPSARAAAPPGRRRRSA from the coding sequence ATGGCGGAGCTCCCGCGCTGCCGGCGGGCGACGTGGGCCGATGTCGATCGCTGGGCGGACCGCGTCGCGGAAGCGATCCGCGCGCGCGCGGCGATCCCCGAGACGATCGTCGGGCTCACCCGCGGCGGCTGGGTGCCCGCCCGCCTCCTCTGCGATCGGCTCGGCGTGACGCGGATGGTCTCCCTGCGCGCCCAGCACTGGGGCATCACCGCGACGCCGACCGGCGCGGCCGAGCTCACCGAGGGCCTCAGCGGCCCGGTCCGGGACCAGGGTGTGCTCGTCGTGGACGACATCACCGACACCGGCGAGAGCCTCCGGCTCGCCGTCGATCACGTTCGGGCGCAGGGACCGAGGACGCTCGCGAGCGCCACGTTCCTCCACATCTCGCACGCCCGGTTCGTCCCGGACTTCTACGCCGAGATGATCCCCCGGCAAGCGTGGGCCTGGATCGTCTTTCCCTGGAACTACTGGGAGGACCTCCGCACGCTGGCGGCGAAGGCCGCGGAGATCGCGCCGGGGCTCTCGGCCGTGCAGCGGACGTTGCGGGCGCGTTGCGGCCTCGCGGTGTCGCGGGCGGATCTCGCGGAAGTGGCCCGCACGGTCCCGCTCGGCACGCCGTCCGCCCGCGCCGCGGCGCCCCCCGGCCGCCGGCGTCGGTCGGCCTAG
- a CDS encoding DUF373 family protein, which yields MRLVVCIDRDDDLGRKASVAGPVVGRAAVLDAAVRLGTADPEDSDTNALFAAVSLLDELRGAGEECEVCVLTGAGKVGVLSDRRVAAQFDDVLGRVGADSAFLVSDGAEDEFLFPILASRVKVDGVRRVYVRQNASIESTYYTVVRALKDPKLRAKTVLPLALVLLILGVAAASGVLLWGVIGLAIVLGVYLIFWTFDVDEALIESIQGASTDIRQGSVAFGFGLFAIALVGVGFLSGYDSYAGSAGSPLERVLFFLQSGVFWWILGALVWESGRAIRRTLSRGRFPRSFVVATTSIVGIGLVSYGIVYLVRYLQGALGPGQLPVLLALLLAGFGLVIGAGALQQYLKALAARAVLDPRSQGSG from the coding sequence ATGCGCCTCGTCGTCTGCATCGACCGTGACGACGACCTCGGCCGCAAGGCCTCGGTCGCCGGGCCCGTCGTCGGTCGCGCCGCGGTCCTCGACGCGGCCGTCCGTCTCGGCACGGCCGACCCCGAGGACTCCGACACCAACGCCCTGTTCGCGGCCGTGAGCCTGCTCGACGAGCTCCGCGGCGCGGGCGAGGAGTGCGAGGTCTGCGTCCTCACCGGCGCCGGCAAGGTCGGGGTGCTCTCGGACCGCCGGGTCGCCGCGCAGTTCGACGACGTGCTCGGTCGCGTGGGGGCCGACAGCGCGTTCCTCGTGAGCGACGGGGCGGAGGACGAGTTCCTGTTCCCGATCCTGGCCTCGCGCGTCAAGGTCGACGGCGTCCGCCGCGTCTACGTCCGCCAGAACGCGAGCATCGAGTCGACCTACTACACGGTCGTGCGCGCGCTCAAGGACCCGAAGCTGCGGGCCAAGACGGTCCTGCCGCTCGCGCTCGTCCTGCTGATCCTCGGCGTCGCGGCCGCGAGCGGCGTCCTCCTCTGGGGCGTCATCGGTCTCGCGATCGTCCTCGGCGTCTACCTCATCTTCTGGACGTTCGACGTGGACGAGGCGCTCATCGAGTCGATCCAGGGCGCCTCGACCGACATCCGGCAGGGTTCGGTCGCCTTCGGCTTCGGCCTGTTCGCGATCGCCCTCGTGGGGGTCGGGTTCCTCTCGGGCTACGATAGCTACGCGGGGAGCGCGGGCTCGCCGCTCGAGCGCGTCCTGTTCTTCCTGCAGTCCGGCGTCTTCTGGTGGATCCTCGGCGCGCTCGTCTGGGAGTCCGGCCGCGCGATCCGCCGGACGCTCTCGCGGGGCCGCTTCCCGCGCTCGTTCGTGGTCGCGACGACCTCGATCGTCGGGATCGGCCTCGTCAGCTACGGGATCGTCTACCTCGTCCGGTATCTGCAGGGCGCGCTCGGCCCGGGCCAGCTACCGGTGCTGCTCGCGCTCCTGCTCGCCGGCTTCGGCCTCGTGATCGGGGCCGGCGCGCTGCAGCAGTACTTGAAGGCCCTCGCCGCCCGCGCGGTCCTCGACCCGCGGAGCCAGGGCTCGGGCTAG
- a CDS encoding DUF359 domain-containing protein → MLRAGTRSASSDERAWAVPESLRPTLAEEYGPTYSGEAADRRIRSLGVFGSCGDRVTQRALELGKMPLVGIVDYKTRRNEPIDPAVFRPIAARRRVRVRNPPGVLTERLRSAVKELIQAGGGLVEVDGEEDLGSLALVESLPAGATVIYGIPGAGVSFVRVDAVAKEHVRHLIAQMELRRTPRGD, encoded by the coding sequence ATGCTGCGGGCCGGTACGCGCTCCGCGTCAAGTGACGAGCGGGCCTGGGCCGTCCCGGAGTCGCTGCGCCCGACCCTCGCCGAGGAGTACGGCCCGACCTACTCCGGTGAGGCCGCGGACCGACGCATCCGATCGCTCGGGGTCTTCGGCAGCTGCGGCGATCGGGTGACGCAGCGGGCGCTCGAGCTCGGCAAGATGCCGCTCGTCGGCATCGTCGACTACAAGACCCGACGCAACGAGCCGATCGACCCGGCCGTGTTCCGTCCGATCGCCGCGCGCCGGCGGGTGCGCGTGCGCAACCCCCCCGGCGTCCTGACCGAGCGCCTGCGCTCGGCGGTCAAGGAGCTCATCCAGGCCGGCGGCGGTCTGGTCGAGGTCGACGGCGAGGAGGACCTCGGCTCGCTCGCGCTCGTCGAATCGCTCCCCGCCGGTGCCACCGTTATATACGGCATCCCGGGTGCGGGGGTCTCCTTCGTCCGCGTCGACGCGGTCGCGAAGGAACACGTTCGCCACCTGATCGCGCAAATGGAGCTGCGGAGAACCCCCCGTGGAGATTAG
- a CDS encoding 30S ribosomal protein S27ae produces the protein MAKARIGLYEVSGDSLTRTHKTCPKCGPGTFLAEHGDRRSCGRCGYSESKAVPPAPKGKASRS, from the coding sequence ATGGCCAAGGCGCGGATCGGCCTCTACGAGGTCTCGGGCGACTCGCTGACGCGCACGCACAAGACCTGCCCGAAGTGCGGGCCGGGGACGTTCCTCGCCGAGCACGGCGACCGCCGCTCCTGCGGACGATGCGGCTACTCGGAGTCGAAGGCGGTCCCTCCGGCCCCGAAGGGCAAGGCCTCCCGTAGCTGA
- the thiL gene encoding thiamine-phosphate kinase, whose translation MPRTVPSSSAPVRERAFHERLARLLPAGHLGLLPLGDDAAAMRPPPGSVTVISTDSLVEGVHFLPRTEASELGAAAAAVSLSDVASKGARPAGILLGLILPAGTPQRWAEGVVRGAERLGAGFGAHVIGGDTKPGPVRAVASTVFGWASAGRLAPRSGARAGDLVVTTGTVGRGGLAAARLRAEGPDSAAAAAALVAVRPRVREGVALAPFAHAMIDTSDGLAESARLVAAASGVRLSIREASLPFARGLGRAARGTRERRALAFFGGDYELLATVPPARLAAAERAVQRVGGALSRIGRVDRGRGAWLVTPDGRIPMPPAGWQPFGGPGRHSGARRRVPAVSRRDRVHATLK comes from the coding sequence ATGCCCCGGACCGTTCCTTCCTCTTCGGCACCGGTCCGGGAACGGGCGTTCCACGAGCGCCTCGCCCGGCTGCTTCCCGCGGGACACCTCGGACTCCTGCCGCTCGGCGACGACGCTGCGGCGATGCGCCCGCCCCCGGGCTCGGTCACGGTGATCTCGACGGACTCGCTGGTCGAAGGCGTCCACTTCCTGCCGCGCACCGAGGCGAGCGAGCTCGGCGCGGCAGCCGCCGCGGTCAGCCTGTCGGACGTCGCCTCGAAGGGCGCCCGGCCCGCCGGCATCCTATTGGGGCTGATCCTCCCGGCCGGGACGCCGCAGCGGTGGGCCGAGGGCGTGGTCCGCGGCGCCGAGCGGCTGGGGGCAGGGTTCGGCGCTCACGTGATCGGCGGCGACACCAAGCCCGGCCCGGTCCGCGCGGTCGCGAGCACCGTGTTCGGCTGGGCGAGCGCGGGCCGCCTCGCGCCGCGTTCGGGTGCCCGTGCCGGCGATCTGGTCGTGACGACGGGCACCGTGGGCCGGGGCGGGCTCGCTGCGGCTCGCCTGCGCGCCGAGGGACCGGATTCCGCGGCGGCGGCCGCCGCCCTGGTCGCGGTCCGCCCTCGCGTGCGCGAGGGCGTCGCCCTCGCGCCGTTCGCCCACGCGATGATCGACACGTCGGACGGGCTCGCCGAGTCGGCGCGGCTCGTCGCGGCGGCGAGCGGCGTCCGCCTCTCGATCCGCGAGGCGTCGCTCCCGTTCGCCCGCGGCCTCGGGCGCGCCGCGCGCGGGACGCGAGAGCGCCGGGCCCTCGCGTTCTTCGGCGGCGACTACGAGCTGCTCGCGACCGTCCCGCCGGCCCGCCTCGCCGCGGCGGAGCGTGCCGTCCAGCGGGTCGGTGGTGCCCTGTCGCGGATCGGCCGGGTCGATCGGGGCCGGGGCGCTTGGCTCGTCACCCCGGACGGTCGGATTCCGATGCCCCCCGCGGGCTGGCAGCCGTTCGGCGGTCCGGGCCGGCACTCCGGCGCGCGCCGTCGGGTCCCCGCCGTGTCGCGCCGTGACAGGGTCCACGCTACCCTCAAGTAG
- the spt4 gene encoding transcription elongation factor subunit Spt4 — translation MINLKACKNCNTITDQAKCPRCGGEVSREWQGYLIVIDPEKSEIARKMGIHAAGRYALRVK, via the coding sequence ATGATCAACCTGAAGGCCTGCAAGAACTGCAACACGATCACCGATCAGGCGAAGTGTCCCCGGTGCGGCGGCGAGGTCTCGCGCGAGTGGCAGGGCTACCTCATCGTGATCGACCCGGAGAAGTCGGAGATCGCGCGCAAGATGGGGATCCATGCTGCGGGCCGGTACGCGCTCCGCGTCAAGTGA
- a CDS encoding DNA-directed RNA polymerase produces MYYLDARRDVVRIPPERLGPELSSVLTELAQQQFEGKLVDGQNLAVTIRDVKPVGEGHIIHGDGGVYQEVEYQALVFRPEIQEVVEGSVVEIRKFGAFVRFGPLDGLLHVSQIMDDRVNIDEHNQRLVGIETKKDLRVGYKVRARVVSLSLSEISPRDSRIGLTMRQPALGRLEWIQEAHKKADERSGKKAAAPAPKKGAAKVEAKAEPKSAAAGSS; encoded by the coding sequence ATGTACTACCTGGACGCTCGTCGCGACGTCGTCCGGATCCCTCCGGAGCGCCTCGGCCCCGAGCTCTCGAGCGTGCTCACGGAGCTCGCCCAGCAGCAGTTCGAGGGCAAGCTCGTCGACGGCCAGAACCTCGCGGTGACGATCCGGGACGTCAAGCCCGTCGGCGAGGGCCACATCATCCACGGCGACGGCGGCGTCTACCAGGAGGTCGAGTACCAGGCGCTCGTCTTTCGACCGGAGATCCAGGAGGTCGTCGAGGGCTCGGTGGTCGAGATCCGCAAGTTCGGTGCGTTCGTCCGGTTCGGACCGCTCGACGGCCTCCTCCACGTCTCGCAGATCATGGACGATCGGGTGAACATCGACGAGCACAACCAGCGGCTCGTGGGGATCGAGACGAAGAAGGACCTGAGGGTCGGCTACAAGGTCCGGGCGCGCGTGGTGTCGCTCTCGCTCTCGGAGATCTCGCCGCGGGACAGCCGCATCGGGCTCACGATGCGTCAGCCGGCGCTCGGGCGCCTCGAGTGGATCCAGGAGGCGCACAAGAAGGCCGACGAGCGCTCGGGCAAGAAGGCGGCGGCGCCCGCGCCGAAGAAGGGCGCCGCGAAGGTCGAGGCGAAGGCCGAGCCGAAGTCCGCGGCCGCGGGGTCGTCATGA
- the rps24e gene encoding 30S ribosomal protein S24e, with amino-acid sequence MEIRILEERANPLLKRHEYRFEVAHATTATPTRDSVRVELSKVVKAPKDRVIIERMRARFGTATARGDALVYDSVDAAKSITRSHILVRNGLKEKVSKGPAPTAEAPKGEAPAPAPAPAPPAEAKGEKPAKDAAG; translated from the coding sequence GTGGAGATTAGGATCCTCGAGGAGCGCGCGAACCCGCTCCTGAAGCGGCACGAGTACCGCTTCGAGGTCGCCCATGCCACCACGGCGACCCCGACCCGCGACTCGGTGCGGGTCGAGCTCTCCAAGGTCGTCAAGGCGCCGAAGGACCGCGTCATCATCGAGCGGATGCGCGCGCGCTTCGGCACGGCGACCGCGCGCGGGGACGCGCTCGTCTACGACAGCGTGGACGCCGCGAAGTCGATCACGCGCTCCCACATCCTGGTGCGCAACGGGCTCAAGGAGAAAGTGTCCAAGGGTCCCGCCCCGACCGCGGAGGCGCCCAAGGGCGAGGCGCCCGCCCCGGCTCCGGCCCCCGCTCCCCCCGCGGAGGCGAAGGGCGAGAAGCCCGCGAAGGACGCCGCCGGGTGA
- a CDS encoding type II glyceraldehyde-3-phosphate dehydrogenase produces MRVRVAINGYGTIGKRVADAVARQPDMELVGVTKTRPSFEARRAAEKGYALYLAGAGDSAAFERAGLKVAGTLRDLLARADVVVDASPDKVGRENRALYEAAGVRAVYQGGEAADVAEASFSSSGNFDACRGKTSLRVVSCNTTGIARAAAVLRGNWGVDHWEVTLIRRAADPAESKRGPLNGIVPTLHLPSHHGPDVRTIFPDLVIATSAVVVPTTLMHVHVNHVRLRRPPVDAAEVIAAFRRTPRFLLFAPWERVEGTPQVMEYARDRGIGFNDMMENVLWEEGLRLDGRDAYFFQAIHQESVVVPENVDAIRAIFALAPDGPSSIAITDRALGLATGS; encoded by the coding sequence GTGCGGGTCCGGGTCGCGATCAACGGTTACGGCACGATCGGCAAGCGGGTCGCGGACGCGGTGGCCCGGCAACCGGACATGGAGCTGGTCGGCGTGACCAAGACCCGTCCCAGCTTCGAGGCGCGACGCGCCGCGGAGAAGGGCTACGCCCTCTACCTCGCGGGCGCCGGCGACTCTGCCGCCTTCGAACGCGCCGGCCTGAAGGTCGCCGGCACGCTGCGCGACCTGCTCGCCCGGGCGGACGTCGTGGTCGACGCCTCACCGGACAAGGTCGGTCGCGAGAACCGGGCCCTCTACGAGGCGGCGGGGGTCCGTGCGGTGTACCAAGGCGGGGAAGCCGCGGACGTGGCCGAGGCCTCGTTCAGCTCCTCGGGGAACTTCGACGCCTGTCGAGGGAAGACGAGCCTGCGCGTCGTCTCGTGCAACACGACCGGCATCGCTCGCGCCGCGGCCGTCCTCCGCGGGAACTGGGGCGTCGACCACTGGGAGGTCACCCTCATCCGACGCGCCGCCGACCCGGCGGAGTCCAAGCGCGGGCCGCTCAACGGCATCGTGCCGACGCTGCACCTCCCGTCGCACCACGGGCCCGATGTCCGGACCATCTTCCCCGACCTCGTCATCGCCACCAGCGCCGTCGTCGTGCCGACGACCCTGATGCACGTGCACGTCAACCATGTCCGGCTCCGTCGGCCGCCGGTGGACGCCGCGGAGGTGATCGCCGCGTTCCGTCGGACCCCGCGGTTCCTCCTGTTCGCCCCGTGGGAGCGCGTCGAGGGCACCCCCCAGGTCATGGAATACGCCCGCGATCGCGGCATCGGGTTCAACGACATGATGGAGAACGTGCTGTGGGAGGAAGGCCTGCGGCTCGACGGCCGCGACGCCTACTTCTTCCAGGCGATCCACCAGGAGTCGGTGGTGGTCCCCGAGAACGTCGACGCGATCCGGGCGATCTTCGCGCTCGCGCCGGACGGGCCGAGCTCGATCGCCATCACCGACCGTGCGCTGGGCCTCGCGACCGGGAGCTGA